Proteins from one Sphingomonas sp. HF-S4 genomic window:
- a CDS encoding VOC family protein: MPVIGIGGFFFRAADPEGLTTWYRETLGVGGGCGKDEQGQSSDWFWFPEPGAVVFSPFTATTDYFAADKQFMLNFRVRDLDGLLEQLNALGIAITTKDEWDTPETGRFARIHDPEGNPIELWEPPAG; this comes from the coding sequence ATGCCGGTGATCGGAATAGGCGGTTTCTTCTTTCGCGCGGCAGATCCCGAGGGGCTGACGACCTGGTATCGCGAGACACTCGGCGTTGGCGGCGGCTGCGGCAAGGACGAGCAGGGTCAGTCGAGCGACTGGTTCTGGTTCCCCGAGCCCGGGGCGGTGGTGTTCTCGCCGTTCACGGCGACCACCGACTATTTCGCTGCGGACAAGCAGTTCATGCTCAACTTCCGCGTCCGCGACTTGGACGGCCTGCTCGAGCAACTCAATGCGCTCGGCATCGCGATCACCACCAAGGACGAATGGGACACGCCCGAAACCGGCCGCTTCGCCCGCATCCACGATCCCGAAGGCAACCCGATCGAGCTGTGGGAACCGCCCGCCGGTTGA
- a CDS encoding [protein-PII] uridylyltransferase — MSSRFDSVPNRRALIDRRAVAERLAGLEAKDAAALRHAATVELKAALDIGQAEIARRLAEHPSRGHETAAAGAFLIDQLLRLLWDFTTQRLHPNPNPSAAERLTLIAVGGYGRGEMAPHSDIDIGFLTPWKVAGWCEQVIESMLYSLWDMQLKVGHSSRSLDEMVRQAKADITVRTALLEARYVWGDTALYDEAARRFKAEVQADTARDFITQKLAERDARHKRMGDSRYVVEPNVKEGKGGLRDLHALFWIGKYAYNVREPAELVEAGLLTPLEYRQFRRAENFLWAVRCHLHLLTGRAEDRLTFDVQPEIAERMRYADRPGKSKVERFMHFYFLQAKVVGDLTGVFLAHLDEKFAARGSRFGLPRMFKTPRKLHGFMLERGRLALPRDSFFQEDPVRLLEIYQLADLHGLEIHPTAVRAATRDARLVDDVRSDPRTNALFLDVLTSPRTPELVLRWMNEAGVFGRFVPDFGRVVAQMQFDMYHHYTVDEHSIRAIGLLNAIEKGELQEDHPLASGIFEQVAQRRALYVAVLLHDIAKGRGGDHSILGAEVAERLCPRLGLSPAETETVAWLVRWHLLMSATAFKRDLSDFKTILDFTAQVQSPERLRLLLLLTIVDIRAVGPGVWNSWKRQLLTNLFDSAEEVLRLGHKQKGRSERVAAKQAALAEILGWDDARMAALQRKLTEPYWIAEPLDVLERNARQIDAAGDQQLSIEAQVYPDRGATLVSVYASDHPGLFYRIAGAIHVAGGNIIDARIHTTRDGMALDNFLVQDPLGRPFDEEARLNRIKASIADALANRTKLQDRLKTRPLPRPRAEAFLIEPNVLIDNKASNRFTVIEVNARDRPALLCHLAFALFQSKVTIHSAHVATYGERAVDTFYLTDLIGDKIESAARLKTIERRLLEAASGQDIAQAA, encoded by the coding sequence ATGTCCTCGCGCTTCGATTCCGTCCCCAACCGCCGCGCCCTGATCGACCGGCGGGCCGTCGCCGAGCGCCTTGCCGGGCTCGAGGCGAAGGACGCCGCCGCGCTCCGCCATGCCGCGACGGTCGAGCTCAAGGCCGCACTCGACATCGGCCAGGCCGAGATCGCGCGCCGTCTCGCCGAACACCCCTCGCGCGGGCACGAGACGGCGGCTGCCGGCGCGTTCCTGATCGACCAGCTGCTCCGCCTGCTCTGGGACTTCACCACCCAGCGGCTCCACCCCAACCCCAATCCCAGCGCCGCCGAGCGGCTCACCCTGATCGCGGTGGGCGGCTATGGCCGCGGCGAGATGGCGCCGCATTCGGACATCGATATCGGCTTCCTCACGCCCTGGAAGGTCGCCGGCTGGTGCGAGCAGGTCATCGAATCGATGCTCTATTCGCTGTGGGACATGCAGCTCAAGGTCGGGCATTCGTCGCGCTCGCTCGACGAGATGGTCCGCCAGGCCAAGGCCGACATCACCGTGCGCACCGCCTTGCTCGAGGCGCGCTACGTCTGGGGTGACACTGCGCTCTACGACGAGGCCGCACGGCGCTTCAAGGCCGAGGTCCAGGCCGATACCGCGCGCGATTTCATCACCCAGAAGCTCGCCGAGCGCGATGCGCGGCACAAGCGGATGGGCGATAGCCGCTACGTCGTCGAGCCCAACGTCAAGGAAGGGAAGGGGGGCCTGCGCGATCTCCACGCGCTCTTCTGGATCGGCAAATACGCCTACAATGTCCGCGAGCCCGCCGAACTGGTCGAGGCCGGGCTGCTCACCCCGCTCGAATACCGCCAGTTCCGCCGCGCCGAGAATTTCCTCTGGGCGGTGCGCTGCCACCTGCACCTGCTCACCGGCCGTGCCGAGGATCGCCTCACCTTCGACGTCCAGCCCGAGATCGCCGAGCGGATGCGCTATGCCGATCGTCCGGGCAAGTCGAAGGTCGAGCGCTTCATGCACTTCTACTTCCTCCAGGCGAAGGTGGTGGGCGACCTGACCGGCGTGTTCCTCGCGCATCTCGACGAGAAGTTCGCCGCGCGCGGTTCGCGCTTCGGGCTACCGCGGATGTTCAAGACGCCCCGGAAGCTCCACGGCTTCATGCTCGAACGCGGCCGGCTGGCCCTGCCGCGCGACAGCTTCTTCCAGGAAGACCCCGTCCGGCTGCTCGAAATCTACCAGCTCGCCGACCTGCACGGGCTGGAGATCCACCCGACCGCAGTGCGCGCCGCGACGCGCGACGCGCGGCTGGTCGACGATGTCCGCAGCGATCCGCGCACCAACGCGCTGTTCCTCGACGTGCTCACCAGCCCGCGCACCCCCGAGCTCGTGCTGCGCTGGATGAACGAGGCCGGCGTGTTCGGCCGCTTCGTGCCCGATTTCGGCCGCGTCGTCGCGCAGATGCAGTTCGACATGTACCACCATTACACCGTCGACGAGCATTCGATCCGCGCGATCGGGCTGCTCAACGCGATCGAGAAGGGCGAGCTTCAGGAAGATCATCCGCTCGCCAGCGGCATCTTCGAGCAGGTCGCGCAACGCCGCGCGCTCTACGTCGCGGTGCTGCTCCACGACATCGCCAAGGGCCGCGGCGGCGACCATTCGATCCTCGGTGCCGAAGTCGCCGAGCGGCTCTGCCCACGCCTCGGCCTCAGCCCCGCCGAGACCGAGACCGTCGCGTGGCTGGTCCGCTGGCACCTGCTGATGTCGGCGACGGCGTTCAAGCGCGACTTGTCGGACTTCAAGACGATCCTCGATTTCACTGCGCAGGTGCAGAGCCCCGAGCGGCTGCGGCTGCTGCTCCTCCTGACGATCGTCGATATCCGCGCGGTCGGCCCAGGCGTGTGGAACAGCTGGAAGCGCCAGCTCCTCACCAATCTGTTCGATTCTGCCGAGGAAGTCCTCCGCTTGGGCCACAAGCAGAAGGGCCGCAGCGAACGGGTCGCCGCCAAGCAGGCCGCGCTCGCCGAGATCCTCGGCTGGGACGACGCGCGGATGGCGGCGCTCCAGCGCAAGCTCACCGAGCCCTATTGGATCGCCGAGCCGCTCGACGTGCTCGAGCGCAACGCGCGGCAGATCGACGCCGCGGGCGACCAGCAACTCTCGATCGAGGCGCAGGTCTATCCCGATCGCGGCGCCACGCTGGTCAGCGTCTATGCCTCGGACCATCCCGGGCTGTTCTATCGCATCGCCGGCGCGATCCATGTCGCGGGCGGCAACATCATCGACGCGCGCATCCACACCACGCGCGACGGCATGGCGCTCGACAATTTCCTCGTCCAGGATCCGCTCGGCCGCCCGTTCGACGAGGAAGCCCGGCTCAACCGGATCAAGGCGAGCATCGCCGACGCGCTCGCCAATCGCACCAAGCTCCAGGACCGGCTCAAGACGCGGCCGCTGCCGCGTCCCCGCGCGGAAGCCTTCCTGATCGAGCCCAATGTACTGATCGACAACAAGGCGTCGAACCGCTTCACCGTGATCGAAGTCAATGCGCGCGATCGCCCGGCGTTGCTCTGCCACCTCGCCTTCGCGCTGTTCCAGTCGAAAGTGACAATCCATTCGGCACACGTCGCCACGTATGGCGAGCGCGCGGTGGACACCTTTTACTTGACCGATCTTATCGGCGATAAGATCGAGAGTGCGGCACGATTGAAGACGATCGAGCGACGATTGCTCGAAGCGGCGTCGGGGCAGGATATCGCCCAGGCAGCCTGA
- a CDS encoding ferredoxin--NADP reductase, whose product MHARPPQLLPEHAAFQTCAVRWVRHWNEHLFSFAIERPASFRFRSGEFVMIGLEGESKPLMRAYSIASPTWSDELEFLSIKVPDGPLTSRLQLIREGDQLYLGKKPTGTLVADALLPGKRLFLLSTGTGLAPFLSIARDPDIYDLFSQVVIVHSTRRVSDLAYHDELTAQLAGDPLVADQALLQFHYIPTVTREPFRTSGRIGQLIENGWLFKAPVSGDSALNPETDRVMLCGSTEMIKDFSVMLEAHGFEEGSNNKPGTFVVERAFVG is encoded by the coding sequence ATGCACGCCCGCCCGCCCCAGCTGCTTCCCGAGCATGCCGCCTTCCAGACCTGCGCGGTGCGCTGGGTGCGGCACTGGAACGAGCATCTGTTCAGCTTCGCGATCGAGCGCCCGGCGAGCTTCCGCTTCCGCTCGGGCGAGTTCGTGATGATCGGGCTCGAAGGCGAGAGCAAGCCGCTGATGCGCGCCTATTCGATCGCCAGCCCGACCTGGTCGGACGAGCTCGAATTCCTCTCGATCAAGGTGCCCGACGGCCCGCTGACCTCGCGCCTCCAGCTGATCCGCGAGGGCGACCAGCTCTACCTCGGCAAGAAGCCCACCGGCACGCTCGTCGCCGATGCGCTGCTCCCGGGCAAGCGGCTGTTCCTGCTCTCGACCGGCACCGGCCTCGCGCCGTTCCTCAGCATCGCGCGCGATCCCGACATCTACGATCTGTTCAGCCAGGTCGTCATCGTCCACTCGACCCGCCGGGTGAGCGACCTCGCTTATCATGACGAACTCACCGCGCAGCTCGCCGGCGATCCGCTGGTGGCGGACCAGGCGCTGCTCCAGTTCCACTATATCCCGACGGTGACGCGCGAGCCCTTCCGCACCAGTGGTCGGATCGGTCAGCTGATCGAGAATGGCTGGCTGTTCAAGGCCCCGGTGTCGGGCGACAGCGCGCTCAATCCGGAGACCGACCGCGTGATGCTCTGCGGCAGCACCGAGATGATCAAGGACTTCTCGGTGATGCTCGAAGCCCACGGCTTCGAGGAGGGCTCGAACAACAAGCCGGGCACGTTCGTGGTCGAACGCGCGTTCGTGGGGTGA
- the grpE gene encoding nucleotide exchange factor GrpE, with protein sequence MSNENEMSADTNDAETSLREETAEAAPEVAEHDRIAELEAMLAESQAAVMYAQAETQNVRRRAEKEAQDARAYAATNFARDILSVSDNLSRALAAIPAELREDDKLKGLVVGLEATGREIDSVFARHGISKIVAVGETLDPNRHQAMMEVPSADAAPGTVVQEIQTGYMIKDRLLRPALVGVAKKPD encoded by the coding sequence ATGTCGAACGAGAATGAAATGAGCGCGGATACCAACGACGCAGAGACCAGCCTTCGCGAGGAAACCGCCGAGGCGGCGCCCGAAGTCGCCGAGCACGATCGGATTGCCGAGCTCGAGGCGATGCTTGCCGAATCGCAGGCCGCGGTGATGTATGCCCAGGCGGAGACGCAGAATGTCCGCCGCCGCGCCGAGAAGGAGGCGCAGGACGCCCGCGCCTATGCCGCAACCAATTTCGCGCGCGACATCCTCTCGGTGTCGGACAATCTGAGCCGCGCGCTCGCGGCCATTCCCGCCGAGCTGCGCGAGGACGACAAGCTCAAGGGCTTGGTCGTTGGGCTCGAGGCGACGGGCCGCGAGATCGATTCGGTATTCGCGCGCCACGGCATCTCGAAGATCGTCGCGGTCGGCGAGACGCTCGATCCCAATCGCCACCAGGCGATGATGGAAGTCCCCTCGGCCGATGCCGCGCCGGGCACCGTCGTCCAGGAAATCCAGACGGGATACATGATCAAGGACCGGCTGCTCCGCCCGGCACTGGTCGGCGTCGCCAAGAAGCCGGATTGA
- the hrcA gene encoding heat-inducible transcriptional repressor HrcA, with protein MTTPPIHELTDRARDVFRIVVESYLDNGAPVGSRTISKISTLNLSPASIRNVMQDLEEAGLLASPHTSAGRMPTQTGLRLFVDGMMQASAPSAEERAAIELRAGQTGPIEEALASTTAALSGLSSCAGLVLVPKAEPVLRQFGFVPLSHDRALAVLVGEDGSVENRVVELPGGVDPASLQQAANYMSAMLAGLTLAEARARIERDLGRQRAALDSAASTLVERGLAVWSEDGDRRPVLIVRGQARLIDTAAAEDLDRVRRLLDELEGKEEIARLLDSAREGEATRIFIGSENKLFALSGSSVIAKPVRALDGRVVGVVGVIGPTRLNYARVVPMVDFTAATLARLLA; from the coding sequence ATGACCACGCCCCCGATCCACGAACTCACCGATCGCGCGCGCGACGTGTTCCGGATCGTGGTCGAATCCTATCTCGACAACGGCGCGCCGGTCGGTTCGCGGACGATCTCGAAGATCTCGACGCTCAACCTCTCGCCCGCCTCGATCCGCAACGTCATGCAGGATCTCGAGGAAGCCGGCCTGCTCGCGTCGCCGCACACCAGCGCCGGCCGTATGCCCACCCAGACCGGGCTGCGCCTGTTCGTCGATGGCATGATGCAGGCGAGCGCCCCTTCGGCGGAGGAGCGCGCCGCGATCGAATTGCGCGCCGGCCAGACCGGGCCGATCGAGGAGGCGCTGGCGAGCACCACCGCGGCGCTTTCGGGCCTGTCGTCGTGCGCCGGCCTCGTGCTGGTGCCCAAGGCCGAGCCCGTGCTGCGCCAGTTCGGCTTCGTGCCGCTGAGCCACGACCGCGCACTCGCCGTGCTCGTCGGCGAGGACGGATCGGTCGAGAACCGCGTCGTCGAGCTGCCCGGCGGTGTCGATCCGGCCTCGCTCCAGCAGGCCGCCAATTATATGAGCGCGATGCTCGCCGGCCTCACGCTGGCCGAGGCGCGCGCGCGAATCGAGCGCGATCTCGGCCGGCAGCGCGCCGCGCTCGACAGCGCGGCGTCGACGCTGGTCGAGCGCGGGCTCGCGGTATGGAGCGAGGACGGCGATCGCCGCCCGGTGCTGATCGTCCGCGGCCAGGCGCGGCTGATCGACACCGCCGCCGCCGAGGATCTCGATCGCGTCCGCCGGCTGCTCGACGAACTCGAGGGCAAGGAAGAGATCGCCCGCCTGCTCGATAGTGCGCGCGAAGGCGAGGCGACGCGCATTTTCATCGGATCGGAGAACAAGCTCTTTGCGTTGTCGGGGTCGTCGGTGATCGCCAAGCCGGTGCGCGCGCTCGACGGCCGTGTGGTCGGCGTGGTCGGCGTGATCGGCCCCACGCGGTTGAACTATGCGCGCGTCGTGCCCATGGTGGATTTCACGGCGGCCACATTGGCCCGATTGCTAGCCTGA
- a CDS encoding DUF6438 domain-containing protein, giving the protein MRNWMIIGVAAVALAGCVAPERPDVLTPIEGDSITYETGPCFGRCPVYAVTVSPNGSGVFEGKNFTAVTGERAFTLSRAQYDAFAAKLAPYRPASGEVRYSHGTPNCGNAPTDMPSVEVRWTRAIGDSQKLHFYYGCRRDNAAMADALGHASELLPIQEFIGPRP; this is encoded by the coding sequence ATGCGCAACTGGATGATCATCGGTGTGGCAGCGGTGGCGCTGGCGGGCTGCGTCGCGCCCGAGCGGCCCGATGTGTTGACCCCGATCGAAGGCGATTCGATCACCTACGAGACCGGCCCGTGCTTCGGCCGCTGCCCGGTCTATGCCGTGACGGTGAGTCCCAACGGCAGCGGCGTGTTCGAAGGCAAGAACTTCACCGCGGTGACCGGCGAGCGGGCCTTCACGCTGAGCCGCGCGCAATATGATGCCTTCGCCGCCAAGCTCGCCCCCTACCGTCCGGCAAGTGGCGAGGTTCGCTATTCGCACGGCACCCCCAATTGCGGCAATGCGCCGACCGACATGCCGAGCGTCGAGGTCCGCTGGACCCGCGCGATCGGCGACAGCCAGAAGCTGCATTTCTATTATGGCTGCCGACGCGACAACGCCGCGATGGCCGACGCGCTGGGCCATGCGTCCGAGCTGCTGCCGATCCAGGAGTTCATCGGGCCGCGGCCATAG
- the rph gene encoding ribonuclease PH has protein sequence MRPSGRAPDEMRAITIEPNFTRHAEGSVLIGFGETRVLVTASIEERIPPWLRGKGEGWVTAEYGMLPRATHTRSAREAAKGKQSGRTQEIQRLIGRSLRAVTDLKLLGERQITLDCDVIQADGGTRTAAISGAWVALRIATNKLLAAGLLEKDPILTQVAAVSCGIYQGNPVLDLDYDEDSAADADANFVLLADGKIAEAQATAEGATYDEEGLLRLLRLARIGCNQIFAAQLKAVG, from the coding sequence ATGCGCCCCTCCGGCCGCGCCCCCGACGAAATGCGTGCGATCACGATCGAGCCCAATTTCACCCGTCACGCGGAAGGATCGGTGCTGATCGGCTTCGGCGAGACCCGCGTGCTGGTCACCGCGAGCATCGAAGAGCGTATCCCGCCCTGGCTGCGCGGCAAAGGCGAAGGCTGGGTCACCGCCGAATACGGCATGCTGCCGCGCGCCACCCATACGCGCAGCGCGCGCGAGGCGGCCAAGGGCAAGCAATCGGGCCGCACCCAGGAGATCCAGCGGCTGATCGGGCGCTCGCTGCGCGCGGTCACCGACCTCAAGCTGCTCGGCGAGCGCCAGATCACGCTCGACTGCGACGTGATCCAGGCCGATGGCGGCACACGCACCGCAGCGATCTCGGGCGCCTGGGTGGCGCTGCGCATCGCGACCAACAAGCTGCTCGCCGCCGGGCTGCTCGAGAAGGATCCGATCCTCACCCAAGTCGCGGCGGTCTCGTGCGGGATCTACCAGGGCAATCCCGTGCTCGATCTCGACTATGACGAGGACAGCGCCGCCGATGCCGACGCCAACTTCGTGCTGCTCGCCGACGGCAAGATCGCCGAGGCGCAGGCGACCGCCGAAGGCGCGACCTATGACGAGGAAGGGCTGCTTCGCCTGCTCCGTCTCGCACGCATCGGCTGCAACCAGATCTTCGCTGCGCAGTTGAAAGCCGTAGGATGA
- the rdgB gene encoding RdgB/HAM1 family non-canonical purine NTP pyrophosphatase — MSGEGEVSKGVGPQAIRKLTPGKLVIASHNPGKVREIKALLGPYGIEPVSASELDLPEPDETGTTFVANAELKALQAADLSGLPALADDSGLCVEALGGDPGIFSARWAGETKDFAVAMRRVEDKLAALPPETGRDAHFVCALALAWPDGHVEWFEGRADGVLVWPPRGEHGFGYDPVFVPNGHDVTYGEMDPEAKHAMSHRADAFRQLVSAVF; from the coding sequence ATGAGCGGCGAAGGCGAAGTCTCTAAGGGGGTTGGGCCCCAGGCGATCCGCAAGCTGACGCCCGGCAAGCTGGTGATCGCCAGCCACAACCCCGGCAAGGTGCGCGAGATCAAGGCGCTGCTCGGTCCCTATGGGATCGAGCCGGTATCTGCCTCCGAGCTCGATTTGCCCGAGCCCGACGAGACGGGCACGACCTTCGTGGCCAATGCCGAATTGAAGGCGCTGCAGGCTGCCGATCTTTCGGGGCTGCCCGCCCTGGCGGACGATAGCGGGCTGTGCGTCGAGGCGCTGGGCGGCGATCCGGGAATCTTCTCGGCACGCTGGGCGGGCGAGACCAAGGACTTCGCCGTCGCGATGCGGCGCGTCGAGGACAAGCTTGCCGCACTGCCGCCCGAAACCGGCCGCGACGCCCATTTTGTCTGCGCGCTGGCGCTCGCCTGGCCCGACGGCCATGTCGAATGGTTCGAGGGCCGCGCCGACGGCGTGCTGGTCTGGCCCCCGCGCGGCGAGCACGGGTTCGGCTATGATCCGGTGTTCGTGCCCAATGGCCACGACGTCACCTATGGCGAGATGGATCCCGAGGCCAAGCATGCGATGAGCCACCGGGCGGATGCGTTCCGGCAATTGGTAAGCGCGGTTTTCTAA
- a CDS encoding exo-rhamnogalacturonan lyase family protein — protein MRVTRRTMMAGTILSAAITGPALAQSRRGKPVEASIRWIDGTVPELHTGQTFGLAWARGALAKGQALTLRGAGGEVPAQSWPTAFWPDGSIKWTAHAVAAGQGSDGLVVAKGRPALPAAPVSVRETADAILIRSGALEWDVAKSGPAAIRSAKNGERTLLANARLLGEIRAGSPEGERIALTGTIERAVVEQKGPVRAVVRLEGTHQGGGRSVLPFVVRLYAYAGSEALRIVHSFVLDIEATDHISALGIATDVPMRGALHDRHIRLATAEDAMFAEAVRPLTGLRRDPGKAVREAQVAGKAVTAEMRDPVGKLLERIPAWSDFSLAQLSANGFTLTKRTGEGHGWIDGDEGRRAPGFGYVGSPQGGAGISARYFWQRHPTQLDILGAASDTASLTAWLWSPEARPMDVRPYHGTMGMESFAAQNEGLDITYEDYEPGWDDAKGIARTSELMLWAFDATPATPRLQALARAAATPPQLMADPAHLHAAGVFGDWGLPDRSTPARARIEDQLANLIDFYDGEVDRRSWYGFWDHGDVMHSYDSDRHQWKYDIGGFAWANSELSPDLWLWYAALRSGDARTWRLAEAMTRHTGEVDTYHMGRFKGLGTRHGVQHWSDSSKQPRVSNAAYRRIFYYLTADERVGDLMRALIDSEETLQHVEIGRKTGAPKEDLPEGVIQMAFGTTWAVCAGAWLTEWERTGERKWRDRIAAGMDSIGRMPNGWLTGGAPYDLKSGRFLVRDNIGISHLNAVFGAVEIQSELIALIDVPRFRTAWLDYCRWFNAPRDEWAAKFNRPYGGRNLKQGHSRLTAYVAKATGDAALAKRAAEEFYSGEAGQRMAADPRIKLPGGVVEWPGVSTNGASQWGLAAIQTLALIPEALDTVPVPTRAPRTDQANPEQGPTYRP, from the coding sequence ATGCGCGTCACGCGACGGACGATGATGGCCGGGACGATCCTGTCGGCCGCAATCACAGGCCCGGCGCTGGCGCAATCGCGGCGCGGCAAGCCCGTCGAGGCGTCGATCCGCTGGATCGATGGCACTGTACCCGAACTCCATACGGGCCAGACCTTCGGCCTAGCCTGGGCGCGCGGCGCGCTGGCCAAGGGGCAGGCGCTGACGCTGCGCGGCGCGGGCGGCGAGGTGCCCGCGCAGAGCTGGCCGACGGCATTCTGGCCCGACGGGTCGATCAAATGGACCGCGCATGCCGTGGCCGCGGGGCAGGGGAGCGACGGGCTCGTCGTCGCCAAGGGCCGCCCGGCGCTGCCTGCTGCGCCGGTTTCGGTACGCGAGACCGCCGACGCGATCCTGATCCGCTCGGGCGCGCTCGAATGGGACGTCGCCAAGAGCGGTCCCGCCGCGATCCGCTCGGCGAAGAACGGCGAGCGCACCCTGCTCGCCAATGCCCGCCTGCTCGGCGAGATCCGCGCCGGCTCGCCCGAAGGCGAGCGCATCGCGCTGACCGGCACGATCGAGCGAGCGGTGGTCGAGCAGAAGGGCCCGGTCCGCGCAGTGGTGCGGCTCGAGGGCACGCACCAGGGCGGCGGGCGCTCGGTCCTCCCCTTCGTCGTCCGGCTCTATGCCTACGCCGGGTCGGAAGCGCTGCGCATCGTCCACAGCTTCGTCCTCGATATCGAGGCGACCGACCACATCTCCGCGCTCGGCATCGCCACCGACGTGCCGATGCGTGGGGCCTTGCACGATCGCCACATCCGCCTCGCCACCGCCGAAGACGCGATGTTCGCCGAGGCGGTGCGTCCGCTCACCGGGCTGCGCCGCGATCCGGGCAAGGCGGTGCGCGAGGCACAGGTCGCCGGCAAGGCGGTTACCGCGGAAATGCGCGATCCGGTGGGCAAGCTGCTCGAGCGCATCCCGGCGTGGAGCGACTTCAGCCTCGCCCAGCTCTCCGCCAACGGCTTCACCCTCACCAAGCGCACCGGCGAAGGCCATGGCTGGATCGACGGCGACGAAGGCCGACGCGCGCCGGGCTTCGGCTATGTCGGCTCGCCGCAGGGCGGGGCGGGGATCAGCGCGCGGTACTTCTGGCAGCGCCACCCGACCCAGCTCGATATCCTGGGCGCCGCCAGCGACACCGCCAGCCTCACTGCCTGGCTCTGGTCGCCCGAGGCCAGGCCGATGGATGTCCGCCCCTATCACGGCACGATGGGGATGGAGAGCTTCGCCGCGCAGAACGAAGGCCTCGACATCACCTATGAGGATTACGAGCCGGGCTGGGACGACGCCAAGGGTATCGCACGCACCAGCGAGCTGATGCTCTGGGCATTCGACGCCACCCCCGCGACGCCCCGGCTCCAGGCACTCGCCCGCGCCGCCGCGACGCCCCCGCAGCTGATGGCCGACCCGGCGCATCTCCACGCCGCCGGCGTGTTCGGCGACTGGGGGCTGCCCGATCGCTCGACGCCGGCACGGGCGCGGATCGAGGACCAACTCGCAAACCTGATCGATTTCTACGACGGCGAAGTCGATCGCCGCAGCTGGTACGGCTTCTGGGATCATGGCGACGTGATGCACAGCTATGACAGCGACCGGCACCAGTGGAAGTACGACATCGGCGGCTTCGCCTGGGCGAACTCCGAGCTCTCGCCCGATCTCTGGCTCTGGTACGCGGCGCTGCGCTCGGGCGATGCCAGGACCTGGCGGCTCGCCGAGGCGATGACGCGGCATACCGGCGAAGTCGATACCTACCATATGGGCCGCTTCAAGGGGCTCGGCACGCGCCACGGCGTCCAGCATTGGAGCGACAGCTCGAAGCAGCCGCGCGTCAGCAACGCGGCGTACCGGCGCATCTTCTATTATCTCACCGCCGACGAGCGCGTCGGCGACCTGATGCGCGCACTGATCGACTCGGAGGAGACGCTCCAGCATGTCGAGATCGGCCGGAAGACCGGCGCGCCCAAGGAGGATCTGCCCGAGGGCGTGATCCAGATGGCGTTCGGCACCACCTGGGCGGTGTGCGCAGGCGCGTGGCTCACCGAATGGGAGCGCACCGGCGAGCGGAAATGGCGCGACCGCATCGCCGCGGGGATGGACAGCATCGGCCGGATGCCCAATGGCTGGCTTACCGGCGGCGCGCCCTACGATCTCAAGAGCGGGCGCTTCCTGGTCCGCGACAATATCGGCATCTCGCACCTCAACGCAGTGTTCGGCGCGGTCGAAATCCAGTCCGAGCTGATCGCGCTGATCGACGTGCCGCGTTTCCGTACGGCATGGCTCGATTATTGCCGCTGGTTCAACGCGCCGCGCGACGAATGGGCGGCGAAGTTCAACCGTCCCTATGGCGGGCGCAACTTGAAGCAGGGCCATTCGCGCCTCACCGCCTATGTCGCCAAGGCGACCGGCGATGCGGCGCTCGCCAAGCGCGCGGCCGAGGAATTCTATTCGGGTGAGGCGGGGCAGCGCATGGCGGCGGACCCGCGGATCAAGCTGCCCGGTGGGGTGGTCGAATGGCCCGGCGTCTCGACCAACGGCGCATCGCAATGGGGCCTCGCCGCGATCCAGACGCTGGCGCTGATCCCCGAGGCGCTGGATACGGTGCCTGTCCCGACCCGCGCGCCGCGGACCGACCAGGCGAATCCGGAGCAGGGGCCGACGTATCGGCCCTGA